Proteins encoded by one window of Candidatus Nitrosocosmicus hydrocola:
- a CDS encoding tyrosine-type recombinase/integrase, with amino-acid sequence MLREGVSDCSEVTSVLERDIDHITRYLSRPYFRSALIKLSKDNPDNARLICDYILDEQTEINLKPSTMEGKIKVLVWLSNFHPGKNFVEMTKQDLLQYLNNLRKPVSEDPTQRWIGSYNGRQAVFLKFFKWLYYRSEPDYRKRTIPESMQGIKKLNRKEKTPYKSSDIWNAKEHSLFLKFCPSKRDRCYHAMAVDMSARPSEILNIKINDIKFCVTEDNKQYAEVRIIDGKTGPRTVPLIDSIPYVKEWITEHPHGSNQDAWLFISQSTTSKYTKFTYEGLSTKYEYYKKKFFPSLLNSKNVSDPDKAFIRNLLLKPWNLYVLRHSALTEKSQYLPEAILRSHAGWSMSSKMPQIYLHLSGESSKILLQRRGIIKKEDVDVSALLTSKQCPNCNEANKRHSRFCVKCGLVLSYDSYNEVRNEDKQKIDSLENDIKLLKSGMDKLFLIIHDNPILINVKPEILKETIAKNMET; translated from the coding sequence ATGCTGAGAGAAGGTGTTTCCGACTGTTCAGAAGTAACGTCAGTTTTAGAAAGGGATATAGACCATATTACCAGATATTTGTCCAGACCATATTTTAGAAGTGCTTTAATAAAACTCAGTAAAGATAATCCCGACAATGCCAGGCTAATATGTGATTACATCCTAGATGAACAAACAGAAATCAATCTAAAACCATCCACAATGGAAGGAAAGATCAAGGTGTTAGTATGGTTGTCTAACTTCCATCCTGGAAAAAATTTTGTTGAAATGACTAAACAAGACTTATTACAATACTTGAATAATCTTAGAAAACCTGTAAGCGAAGATCCAACTCAGAGATGGATAGGATCATATAACGGTAGACAAGCAGTTTTTTTGAAATTTTTTAAATGGCTTTATTATAGAAGTGAGCCTGATTATAGAAAAAGAACTATACCGGAATCTATGCAGGGAATAAAAAAACTCAACCGAAAAGAGAAAACACCATACAAGTCCTCTGACATATGGAATGCTAAAGAACATTCATTATTTCTTAAATTCTGTCCTAGTAAACGCGATAGATGTTACCACGCGATGGCAGTGGACATGTCCGCACGTCCATCAGAAATCTTGAATATAAAGATCAATGACATCAAATTTTGCGTAACTGAAGATAATAAGCAATATGCAGAAGTCAGAATTATAGATGGTAAAACCGGCCCTAGAACAGTTCCACTAATAGATTCTATTCCATATGTGAAGGAATGGATTACAGAGCATCCACATGGGTCCAACCAGGATGCATGGCTATTTATTTCTCAAAGTACAACATCCAAATATACCAAGTTTACTTATGAAGGCCTTTCTACCAAATATGAATACTACAAGAAGAAATTTTTTCCATCATTGTTGAATAGTAAAAATGTTTCTGATCCAGATAAAGCGTTTATAAGAAATCTCTTGCTCAAGCCATGGAATTTGTATGTATTACGTCATTCAGCACTTACAGAAAAAAGTCAATATCTCCCAGAAGCAATTCTGAGATCTCATGCGGGGTGGAGTATGTCCAGCAAGATGCCTCAAATCTATCTTCACCTGAGTGGAGAATCGTCCAAGATCCTTTTGCAAAGAAGAGGAATTATCAAGAAAGAAGATGTTGATGTCTCGGCGCTTCTAACTTCAAAGCAATGTCCCAATTGCAATGAAGCCAATAAAAGACATTCGAGGTTTTGTGTAAAATGTGGATTGGTATTATCTTATGACTCATATAACGAAGTAAGAAATGAGGATAAACAAAAAATAGATAGTCTTGAGAATGATATAAAGTTACTAAAATCCGGAATGGACAAATTATTCCTAATAATACATGATAACCCTATCCTCATAAATGTTAAACCGGAAATTCTCAAAGAGACTATTGCTAAAAATATGGAAACGTAG
- the glyS gene encoding glycine--tRNA ligase → MNTYDQIIQLALERGFYFPSSELYADASAGFWEYGPNGVKIKNKFLDLWRRELVRRDNMLEIDGSQIMSKSVFAASGHLSNFTDPVVKCKKCSSSFRADKLIQEAVNIEVPERVANEFVDNLVKEHNVACPLCKGELSNAERFNMMFKVEIGPNHDEAYLRPETCQSIFVDFSRIFKVSRGRLPLGIAQVGKSFRNEISPRQGLLRLREFYQAEIEVFCNPSKLNDLNKFEDVKDTILRFYDGHIMELSVQEALDRNILPNKLVGYYLALLVEFFEKTGIDKKRTRLRRLSDEEKAFYSTVAFDFEVDTSIGWLELVACNYRSDYDLKSHSVTSKTNLEVMDDDVKVLPHVFEISLGVDRCIYSIIEHSYFVDRENEDRAVLKLKPYLSPIHAGVLPLLKKPGFREKSSKLLTQIQRDFDIFYDEAGSIGRRYRRLEEIGTPFAFTIDHQTLEDDTVTVRYRDSMKQERLKIDDVSSFLFANVLSYEKM, encoded by the coding sequence ATGAACACCTATGATCAAATTATACAACTTGCTTTAGAAAGGGGTTTTTACTTTCCCAGTAGCGAACTTTATGCTGATGCTAGTGCAGGATTCTGGGAATATGGACCAAATGGGGTTAAAATAAAGAATAAGTTTCTAGATTTATGGCGCAGGGAATTGGTAAGACGTGATAATATGTTGGAAATTGATGGTTCTCAAATAATGAGCAAAAGTGTATTTGCTGCCTCAGGACATTTAAGTAATTTTACAGATCCAGTAGTAAAGTGCAAAAAATGTTCTAGCTCATTTAGAGCCGATAAATTGATTCAAGAAGCAGTTAACATCGAGGTCCCAGAAAGAGTAGCCAATGAATTTGTAGATAATCTAGTCAAAGAACACAATGTTGCATGTCCTTTGTGTAAGGGGGAATTATCCAACGCAGAAAGATTCAATATGATGTTTAAAGTGGAGATCGGCCCCAACCATGATGAAGCATATCTGAGACCTGAGACTTGTCAATCTATCTTCGTAGATTTTTCAAGGATTTTTAAGGTCAGTAGAGGAAGATTGCCACTAGGTATCGCACAAGTTGGGAAAAGTTTTAGAAATGAGATATCACCACGACAAGGATTGCTAAGACTGCGAGAATTTTATCAAGCTGAAATAGAAGTATTTTGCAACCCGTCTAAACTCAATGATCTGAATAAATTTGAAGATGTAAAGGATACTATATTGAGGTTCTATGATGGTCATATTATGGAATTGTCTGTCCAAGAAGCACTAGATAGGAATATTCTTCCGAATAAGCTAGTTGGCTACTATTTGGCTTTATTAGTGGAATTTTTCGAAAAAACTGGCATAGATAAGAAAAGGACAAGGCTTAGGAGGCTTTCTGATGAAGAAAAAGCATTCTATTCAACTGTGGCATTCGATTTCGAAGTGGATACATCTATAGGTTGGCTTGAGTTAGTTGCATGTAACTATCGTTCCGACTATGATCTAAAATCTCATTCCGTTACCAGTAAGACTAATCTTGAGGTGATGGATGATGACGTAAAGGTTCTTCCACATGTGTTTGAAATATCACTTGGAGTTGATAGGTGTATCTACTCAATAATAGAACATTCTTATTTTGTGGACCGTGAAAACGAAGATAGGGCAGTACTAAAATTAAAACCATATTTATCTCCAATTCATGCAGGAGTACTTCCCCTTTTAAAAAAACCCGGATTTAGAGAAAAGTCATCTAAACTATTGACTCAGATCCAGAGAGACTTTGACATATTTTATGACGAAGCAGGATCAATTGGTCGTCGTTACAGGCGGTTAGAAGAAATAGGAACTCCCTTTGCTTTTACTATCGATCACCAAACACTAGAAGATGATACCGTAACTGTCAGGTACAGGGATTCAATGAAACAAGAAAGGCTAAAAATCGATGATGTCAGTTCGTTTCTATTTGCAAATGTCTTGTCATACGAAAAAATGTAA
- a CDS encoding deoxyribonuclease IV: MALKLGVHVSIAGGISNSVSNATSIGCTAFQIFSRNPRQWKAKVLGDDEVQRFKEDLRQSSINPDSTIVHMPYLPNLSAPHSEMYEKSVTTLTDEITRCNSLGIPYLVIHLGSHLGKGEKNGISQLVNACQSAFQVYKDKGLSKNSVKLLLENSAGQKNSIGSKIEEIQLILELLGTSEYGICLDTCHLFAAGYDLSDDEGINKMLDLVEKCVGIQHLKLIHLNDSKGELGSNLDRHYHIGMGKIGENGFKALINDKRLENMPFIMETPIDSIRGDKENLGHVKQLRN, encoded by the coding sequence ATGGCATTAAAACTAGGTGTCCACGTTTCTATAGCAGGCGGAATTTCTAATTCGGTATCAAATGCTACCAGTATCGGATGCACAGCATTTCAAATCTTTAGTAGGAATCCCAGACAATGGAAAGCAAAAGTTTTGGGAGACGATGAGGTACAACGATTTAAGGAGGATTTGAGACAAAGCTCAATAAATCCTGATTCAACAATTGTCCATATGCCTTACTTACCCAATTTGTCAGCACCACATAGTGAGATGTATGAAAAATCTGTGACGACCCTAACAGATGAGATAACCCGATGTAATTCATTGGGGATACCCTATTTGGTCATCCATTTAGGAAGTCATCTGGGAAAAGGAGAAAAGAATGGGATATCTCAATTAGTCAATGCTTGTCAGAGTGCATTTCAAGTTTACAAAGATAAAGGATTGTCAAAAAATAGCGTAAAACTATTACTTGAAAACAGTGCTGGACAAAAAAATAGCATCGGTAGCAAGATAGAAGAAATTCAACTAATACTTGAGTTGCTTGGTACATCTGAATATGGGATCTGTCTTGATACTTGTCACTTATTTGCAGCTGGTTATGATCTGTCAGATGATGAGGGAATCAATAAAATGCTGGATTTGGTGGAAAAGTGTGTTGGGATTCAGCACCTAAAATTAATTCATTTAAATGATTCTAAGGGTGAACTTGGCTCTAACCTTGATAGGCACTATCATATTGGAATGGGAAAAATAGGTGAAAATGGATTTAAGGCACTGATAAATGACAAGAGGCTTGAAAATATGCCCTTCATAATGGAAACACCGATTGATTCCATAAGAGGGGATAAGGAAAATTTAGGTCATGTTAAACAGTTAAGAAACTAA
- a CDS encoding DUF2382 domain-containing protein, whose protein sequence is MSSQTNDKEAFGIKLASQNTSEGISDLDMIGNNELIKSEELVSKIPLYNEKFDVTKKEEKGHLYVEKKWITSKKKIEIPVQHEELFINGKELDSFDEKEVVEILSRIKGKLSDVFIHERTELEKEAIKNSNESKINIINTRQEADKTKQNIITEKTVPISDSSGKTSMEPYKIELWGEEVIINKRMVKLGEIILRKYEIRENRKIDIEIKREKLVLKFPGNYREEIS, encoded by the coding sequence TTGAGTTCTCAAACTAACGACAAGGAGGCTTTCGGAATAAAGTTAGCAAGTCAGAATACTTCTGAAGGTATTAGTGATCTGGATATGATTGGTAATAATGAACTTATCAAGTCAGAGGAATTGGTGAGCAAGATTCCACTTTATAACGAGAAATTTGATGTTACTAAAAAAGAGGAAAAAGGGCATTTATATGTCGAAAAGAAATGGATTACATCTAAGAAAAAAATTGAGATTCCAGTCCAACATGAAGAGTTATTTATCAATGGTAAAGAACTAGATTCTTTTGACGAAAAGGAAGTAGTTGAGATTCTCTCCCGAATAAAAGGGAAACTCTCTGATGTATTCATTCATGAAAGAACCGAATTAGAGAAAGAAGCAATAAAAAATTCAAATGAGAGCAAAATAAATATTATCAATACTAGACAAGAAGCGGATAAAACGAAACAAAATATTATTACCGAAAAGACTGTCCCTATCTCTGATTCTTCGGGTAAAACCTCTATGGAGCCGTATAAAATTGAATTATGGGGAGAAGAAGTCATTATTAATAAACGGATGGTGAAGTTAGGTGAAATCATTTTGAGAAAATATGAAATACGTGAAAATCGCAAAATCGATATAGAAATTAAGAGAGAGAAACTTGTCTTAAAGTTTCCAGGAAATTATAGGGAAGAAATTTCATAA
- a CDS encoding YsnF/AvaK domain-containing protein produces MSVSNNKEKINWDNVLKKEVIGTDGLDLGEVAEVGNNFVIIQKGLLNKKRYIIPISTVENFDGDILRVKVNENDLLEYEEPTDPQFKDYSTFKSSDMSGEIETKIPVIGENLEIAKKIVEDKVDIIKDPIKETKTVEIELTYEKVSIERIPFDNKIKDTNDTSEPSNVDYKPAIEKPVSTKTQISIPLKREVPVVIKNPYIREEVVIKKRPVKETKIITTDITNERVSYNENDSENNKKDL; encoded by the coding sequence GTGTCTGTTAGTAACAATAAAGAAAAAATAAACTGGGATAATGTTCTTAAAAAGGAAGTAATTGGCACAGATGGGTTGGATTTAGGAGAAGTGGCCGAGGTAGGTAATAATTTTGTCATTATACAAAAGGGTTTGCTTAACAAAAAGAGATACATTATTCCGATTTCTACAGTTGAAAATTTTGATGGAGATATTTTAAGAGTAAAGGTTAATGAGAATGATTTGCTCGAATACGAGGAACCGACCGACCCACAATTTAAGGACTATTCGACATTCAAATCTTCTGACATGTCAGGAGAAATTGAAACCAAGATACCCGTAATCGGCGAAAATTTGGAAATTGCAAAGAAAATTGTAGAGGATAAAGTTGATATTATTAAAGATCCAATAAAAGAAACAAAAACGGTTGAAATTGAACTCACTTATGAAAAAGTAAGTATCGAGCGTATCCCTTTTGATAATAAGATCAAGGATACTAATGACACATCAGAACCATCCAATGTAGATTACAAACCAGCAATTGAAAAACCGGTGTCTACAAAAACACAGATTTCAATTCCTTTAAAAAGAGAGGTTCCTGTTGTTATAAAAAATCCGTATATCCGCGAAGAAGTAGTAATCAAAAAGAGACCAGTAAAGGAAACAAAAATCATTACTACTGACATAACAAATGAAAGAGTTAGTTACAACGAAAATGATTCTGAGAATAACAAGAAAGATTTGTAG